The Corythoichthys intestinalis isolate RoL2023-P3 chromosome 2, ASM3026506v1, whole genome shotgun sequence DNA segment ccccttcccccccACTAAACATAAAAGTCCTAGGGAAATAAATTGAACTAAACTTAATCTGAGCTAGGGCCCTCTTTGGGTCTCGGTAGAACAACCTTCCCCATCCTCTTccactaaacttaactagagggCGCTATCCGATTTGGAATAGGGCACTTGACCCCGTGAGCTAAACTTAACGAGGTACGTGTGGAAACCCCTCGGTGGCCTGTGGAACCACCCTTCCTTTCGACTAACCCCAACGAAGAGTCTTGCCCAAATTTTGGTCTCGGTAGGCCCTTCCCTGTTCTCTTCCACTAAACTCAACAAAAGGACTTTGTCCACTTTAGAATTGGACACCTAATCCCACCCCCGTGAACTAAACTCAATTCACCCCTCCTTTCCAGTTTCCTAACAAGGGACTGGACACGATTAGAAAGGAGTCATTTGCCCCCACCACTCGGACCAACCCTAACGGGGTGAATCCGGAAACCCTTCGGGGGTCTACCATACGGGCCTTTGATTGAAATAACACTAACGTTTCCATACTCTCTCTTCTttccttctttttcttccaaTTCCTTGGATGTCTGACCTAATGTAGCTCGCTGATATTTGAAAGGGTGGGTATACGTTGgatttaaacaaaaaaggttttttCAGGAGACGGAGTGGTGCGGCTTTCGTGCGGAATAATTAATCTTGAATTTTTTATCAATTTCGAAATACCCTCGGAAATTGACTCGGTGAATTTTGTCTTTCTGTTTGTATTCCTATTGGCTCTCTGAAATCCAGGAAAACTTCGCGGTGAGAATGGAGGGACGGGGTAAACAACTGGCGACGGGGGATCTGAAATTTCTGGCCAGACTGATGACAAGGTTCATCAGGACGTCACACCATCTTGAGAGTGTGGCGGACGCCGACCGCCCGCCATGGGGCATTCGACTCCTGGAAAAATCACTGGTAGAAGGGGTCAAGCCCTCCAATCCGAATGAGAAAATCAATACATTGACCAAGTACAATGCTAAGAATTGGGCGTACGTGACACAACAGTCGCTCTTCGAACATTATTCGGAAACTTTGGCGTCGCTTAAAATTGAACTCGGCAGGTTCAAAAATGCACGCTGGCAAGACGCGCTGTCCTTGGCGGTGAAGTGGGCTAGATTAGATCTAGACACTCTACGGCAGGCCACTCTGGCGAAGGCGAGCGCGGAAATTGAATTTATTATGGGTGTAGCGGGAGCTCAGCCCCCGACAGGTAGATGGGACACCCCGGTAGATAGGCCGGACGCGTCGATTCCAGGTCCGTCGACGAGACCGATGGTCTCCGCGTACACGCAAACGGACGCCTGGACCCCGGAGGGGCCGAGCAACGCCGAAGAAACGCGGCCGTCCACGTCGACCGCGAACCCTGGGGCGCCGACCAAAAGGAAGCCGAACGACGGACCCGAAGAGAACCCGGCCCTCGAAAGTCAcggaaaaaagaagaaacagAAGTCGGTAAGAACGACCGATGATGACTTAGATCTGGATGCACTGCTTGCAGAATACACCCCGCCGTTAGAAGTCCTGTTGGGACCGGAGGAGCCCTCCGACCCCCTGGTCGAGGCCCTCGAAAGGGCGATCACGCCCACCTTGCCGGAAATCGACCTGATCTCGGACGACGCCCTGATGGAAGTGGAGGAAGCCCCGCCTTGGGACATCGAGACGGTAGACACGAGCACGGTGGTGATGACCTCCCCGATCCTCGAGAGCCTGATGGCGCCGTCCCCGCCTCGCGGGGACATGAGCGAGACCCCCGGTGGAAAACCGCAGAGAGCCCTTGTCCCGCGAGCGCTTCGCATGCCGGACGAAGCGGCCCCTGGACGTCCGGTGGAGAAAGAAGGCGAGTGGGGTGTCAGTAGGGGGGAGGGCGTCAAGTTGCGAATTGACGGAATGCAATTGTTTAAATTTCACGACCATAAGGGTGACAAATACGGGAATTGGGACCTAGTGGTGGATAGGCCCATATTAATCATGGGCGATTCAAATATCTCTAGGCTACCGGGAGTCAGGAACACGAACGTTCAAATGGACTCCTATCCAGGCGCCAAAATGAACCACCTGGTTCACGTTCTGGCCTTCAGAACCAAAATAGTGGTCCCTCCCAAGAAAGTCATCCTttcagtaggcctgaacgacagAAACCAAACGAACCCCTCGAAACTCAGAGAAGACGTCAAGAATCTGGCCGAGGTGGCGAAGAAGACTTTCCCGCAGAGCGATATAGGTATCCCGAGAATAAACCACTCGCCGTTAATGACCAACTTCGTACGGGCCAAAATAGAACAGCTCAATTTTATGATAGGAGAGACAGGTTACGGGATCCCTAAATTGGGAGACCAATTATTTGAGACGCTCGGGGACGGGATCCACTGGTCCCCAGCCACGGCCAAAAATATGTGGGCCTTGTGGTACGAAGGTTTTTTGGAAGGGGGACGTTTGTAGTGTCTCCGGGTTTTCCGAATAGGAAAACTTACGGCTGGACCCGTCCTccccaaaaatataaaaaataatttttccaCCACTCTCTGTCCCTTCGTAAAATTGAACTCTTTGTTCGTGACGTTTACAACCACGCACCCGCCGACACGGTTTATACCTCGCTTCCGAGTACGATGCCCGTTGGGCTGTTTTTGCTTTCTGTGTTTATAACTGTGCGATTTTTGAGTTAAGAGGACTTTGGTGGGCTTTTCTTGTTTTCATGGGACGGTTTGGTTTTGTTTCAAGGCTTGtaagaaaaggttttttttttttttttttttttttttttttttctttctcggattgttttttttcatattgtaccatatgtatatgggtggataattttttttatatatgtatgtatacacgTACATGTACATAATCTCTCTATATATAATTCTTTTTCAGGTTCTTGttggtttgtttttgttcataTTTTTTCAATACAATTTATGCTGGTATTCCGGCGTTTTTGAAGGGGCCCTCTCTTGCCCTGGTGATAATTCGGTTGTGTTTTTgagtgtacttttctttgttcgTTCAATAAGGATTGTTGATTCCCGTTTGTTATTTAATAAATATGTTTGCTTAACAACTTTGGACGTTTGGCCGTGTTGTTTGAAAAATGGACAAATGACTCTCGGAGACCGTATGTTTTTCCCAAGAACAGGTTTTAGACGGTGTGGCTCCCAATCAGGACAATGGGACTCTTCTATGACCTATAGTAAGTAGTTgtaatttgttttctttcccACCGGAGGGCGCCAGTGTACGTGTTTTGCCCCGAGGGGAGATTAGTTTATCACCAATACTTTAATAATTTACTTTTTATTATACTGGTGAGCTAAGAGGAATTATTGGGGTTAATATTGGGGGTTTTTGGGCTACTGGATGAATTTAGGgattaattttaattgtttatttgGGACGTAAATGAACGTTGCAGGTGGATAGCGCCGTTTCGGTCGCCGCTACGATGACGTAGCAACGCCTGATTGGCTTAGAAAATAGCCATGTGGGAGTCGGGGCGGAAGTAAGCACGCGTCTATGCAAGTCAATGGCTGGCTGCTCAATGGAGTAAAACACGGAAGTGCCGTCGTTCAACTTTTGACATACGTAacagaaggaaggaaggaaagttccattttgggctGCCTGACTGGCCTATGGAAGTGGGGAGAAATCATGTTTTAAAATTAACTTTGCGCGATTAGTCGGACATAAGGAGTTTTGGTACAGAGATGCCGCGCACGGCTACTACAATTCCCGTGAGGCTTTGCGCGGCCTGTGGCCGACCAACCGGAAGCGCCCCGAGGGGCTGGATTACTAACGGCGCGATCTCCATTCGTCCTGTCACGTTCGTGTCGGCCCGCCGTGCGCCAGGGAGACAAGGGAAATGGCGGTGTCAGACTTTGCGAAACCGGCGACCTTTGTGGCCCGGGTGAATCCGATCGCGGTGAAAAAAGCGATCGCTGGAAATTCAAGTGGAAACACACGAACGCGGAAGTGCGTTAGCCGAGTCGATGCTCGGATCGCGGACACAATGGTCAGATCTTCCTAGCGCGAAGGCCTTGTTGTGCTACGGAGTGAAATCACGCGGGCCGTTAACGTCTATTTGCGAATTCGCGCGACGTAAGAAGCCATGTGTAAAAAGCATAAATGCCGTGGAGGGCGACTACATCTCCCAGAGGGCTTTGCGAGAATGTAGTCCAGGCGACCGGAAATGACGCGAAGAGCCCGACCGTCGGGGGCACGATTCTTTCCGAACGGATACGAAGATGTGCCGCTGTATGAGACATAAACATGGTAAAAAAGCGACGACTGGTGTCGAACAGAGGCAATTGTAATTGccctaaaaaatgaaatacaaaaACACGTATACTGTCAAAACAAGAACACGGGAAATCCAGTGAGAGGCTTCCGCGGCGATCCGAACGCGAGGACGGACGAACGAACCGCTGGGGTGCTGGATAGACACCGTTCGGTTCGAGTTTGAAACGATGTGCCGCGGGGACGCCCGTGAAGGCGACTACATCTCCCGTGAAACCTTGCGGCTTCCGACGTCGGCCACCGGAGGTGGGCGGGGAAAGTCAAGTGGCGTGAGGGCGTTCTTTCCCGAAGTTCTCCGATGCGACCGAACTATTTAACGTGCGACTAGAGGTACTTAGCTCGGAGCCCCTTGGACGACAAGTGGTCGTACAAAAAAACGAGGTGAGTACACTACTAAATGAAAACGGAAATAATGACATATTGGTGCGTATTAGTCACGGCTGCGGCCACGTATTTTAGCAAGGTCCGTGCGGACTCGTGCACTTGCCCGAGGGCGGGCAAAAATGGCGGGGATGGTCAATTATGGCGGGACGCCAGTCAGGTGAGTTGGGGAACGAATAGAACTCCCGCAAAATGCGCGGGGAGatggaaataatttttttaacttctaACTGGACATATTAGGcccccttttttttctcatactggGGGACACCGTAGCAATGTGCGGTGGGGATGCTTGT contains these protein-coding regions:
- the LOC130909708 gene encoding uncharacterized protein LOC130909708; this encodes MEGRGKQLATGDLKFLARLMTRFIRTSHHLESVADADRPPWGIRLLEKSLVEGVKPSNPNEKINTLTKYNAKNWAYVTQQSLFEHYSETLASLKIELGRFKNARWQDALSLAVKWARLDLDTLRQATLAKASAEIEFIMGVAGAQPPTGRWDTPVDRPDASIPGPSTRPMVSAYTQTDAWTPEGPSNAEETRPSTSTANPGAPTKRKPNDGPEENPALESHGKKKKQKSVRTTDDDLDLDALLAEYTPPLEVLLGPEEPSDPLVEALERAITPTLPEIDLISDDALMEVEEAPPWDIETVDTSTVVMTSPILESLMAPSPPRGDMSETPGGKPQRALVPRALRMPDEAAPGRPVEKEGEWGVSRGEGVKLRIDGMQLFKFHDHKGDKYGNWDLVVDRPILIMGDSNISRLPGVRNTNVQMDSYPGAKMNHLVHVLAFRTKIVVPPKKVILSVGLNDRNQTNPSKLREDVKNLAEVAKKTFPQSDIGIPRINHSPLMTNFVRAKIEQLNFMIGETGYGIPKLGDQLFETLGDGIHWSPATAKNMWALWYEGFLEGGRL